Below is a genomic region from Mesotoga infera.
TGGCATTTGGTCCTTCGATTGTGAGAGCGGCCGACTGGTCCCCGAGGGACCCTCCGGCGTTGAAGAAAGCAATACTTGACAAAGAGAAATCTGATGCAGTACCCTCTGTTCTGAGACAGTTGGGGAGGTTGTTGCAGTCTATTTCGATCTCTGCCCCGGCGATCTCCGGTACACTTACTCTGCTGGTTCCTGCCACTCCTCCAGCAATCGAAGAAAGATTGCTCTTCGCAACTGAGTTACTATTACTGAATACGATCCCGTTGATCGATGTTCCCGCATCAGATATGCCGGGAAAAGCAGAAGCCGCCTTTATAGTCCACCAGCTATTGGTGCCTGAAGTGGAATTCTGCGGCGTCATCAAGACGAACTTCGCCGCGTTAGGTCCCTCTATTGCATTGGAATTGAGTACGAACTGCCTGAAAGTTCCCTGATTGCCGGGAGAGCCCGGATCGTTTATTCCGGAATCGGCAGAATTCACGACAACATTGAAGGAAAAACCATGGTCGATTCCATCGATCGGTTCTGTCGCCTCGGTAATGTCTGCAACGGACTGATGCTGGAAGTTGTTATCCTCTACAGCCATCGATGTCATAGAAAAAAAGTCAGACTCCAAAGGATTAACGCCTCCGAATGCCTGCAAATCTTGATAGGAACTGCCAATAAACTCGCGTTTGAAAGTCTGTTCGGCCCAGGCAGCTTCCGCTGAGAAGCCTGCTTTGATTCCTGCAGGAGCAATATCCCTTGAATTGACAGCAATATAGTATCTATAAGGCGGAAGAGGTCCGAACGAGTATGCGCCGCTGTTATCTGTGACGGTTTCAGCAACGAAAGAATCACCGTTGCTAAGCGTTTCATTTTCGTCTAGTTCTCTGTACAACCGTACTCGCACACCCTCTTTGGGCAAGTCTGTTCCGGGGACATATGAGTAACCGTCATTTCCGACATCTTCAAATACTATGCCGGAAATTGAAAGATTGAGGCTGCTGCATGTGTTTTCAAAAAGAGCCGCCTGTCGTAAATCACCGTCTGTATACTGAAGATACGAGTCCATTGTGTTTCCTTGATAGTCAACCAAAACGGCTTTGACGATGTAGTTGCCCTGAGGAATTAAAGAAGTGTTCCAGTTAAGTCTCCAGGGATTGAAACCGTCTGTAGAACTTGCATCGCCAATCAAAACCCAGTCAAAGCCGTCATCTGCGATTCCGTCTCCGTCGAAATCGAAATAGTAGAAGAATCTAACGCTTGATACGGATGAGCGGACCTGTCCGTCAACTAGTATGCTTGCATCTTGGACTAGAGCTTCGATTAGTGATGGTCCACAGCCTGTCACGGTTATTTTGGACGTGAGCGGAATCTGGCTGATCTGTCCGGTAGAGTTTATCGGGTCACCGAAGAGAAGGGGTTTATTCCTGTCCATGGTAAATGAGCCCTGATAAGCAAGGTCTTTCTGCACTGGATTGTTAGTGTTGGCGCTTGTAGTAAAAGCAAGTTGAAACACCGAATCTGACGTGAGCTTTGGTCCGCCCACGGAAGTAGCATCTAAAGCGGAGAGAGGCACTTGAAAATCCAGAATATAGACCGTTCCTGCAACCGGATCACTGAACTCAGTAACCCTGGTCCTCGAAAAATCCCAGACCGAGGGCAACGGGTCTCGGTCCCAGTTCGCTGGACCTTCAGGTTCGCCATCACTGTTTGTAGGGTTATATAAGTGTCTAGCACTGTCTTGTTTCCAGATCAGACCGCTGTCATACAGAAACTGATCCTTGACTGTGCTGTAGAAGACTTTTATGTCATCAGG
It encodes:
- a CDS encoding DUF1080 domain-containing protein, translated to MMAERLTFIMILFLIGVCTLSFAIISYVDPVGFPAPWPDNPSPIIASFEFSDIADLADYYPTGSWSASNGLLSASGSGELRSILNGSETWTNYSIKTLARIAGNIDETDSSYKIFFRTNGSAANFNGYSFEIDSDYTNRFSLRRVVNGIETAPLITSVTSIGFDWNQWQEISITSIGNTFTMYVNGIEVLRYTDLDNPILSGRMGLGFEGTAQVEFDYVRVFSATAGSREWKPYTYQGEVVYDESGNADQSSGGSVSPSNVDIVSSPSLPSVMVYFDSGVMMFRMILGGNPLALTGRGTPFISSTWTVLIDLDGDGFRDFAVELDGTDSGAAPDDIKVFYSTVKDQFLYDSGLIWKQDSARHLYNPTNSDGEPEGPANWDRDPLPSVWDFSRTRVTEFSDPVAGTVYILDFQVPLSALDATSVGGPKLTSDSVFQLAFTTSANTNNPVQKDLAYQGSFTMDRNKPLLFGDPINSTGQISQIPLTSKITVTGCGPSLIEALVQDASILVDGQVRSSVSSVRFFYYFDFDGDGIADDGFDWVLIGDASSTDGFNPWRLNWNTSLIPQGNYIVKAVLVDYQGNTMDSYLQYTDGDLRQAALFENTCSSLNLSISGIVFEDVGNDGYSYVPGTDLPKEGVRVRLYRELDENETLSNGDSFVAETVTDNSGAYSFGPLPPYRYYIAVNSRDIAPAGIKAGFSAEAAWAEQTFKREFIGSSYQDLQAFGGVNPLESDFFSMTSMAVEDNNFQHQSVADITEATEPIDGIDHGFSFNVVVNSADSGINDPGSPGNQGTFRQFVLNSNAIEGPNAAKFVLMTPQNSTSGTNSWWTIKAASAFPGISDAGTSINGIVFSNSNSVAKSNLSSIAGGVAGTSRVSVPEIAGAEIEIDCNNLPNCLRTEGTASDFSLSSIAFFNAGGSLGDQSAALTIEGPNANLTGLILGSRADGTKPSDDLLNRRFGLIFSSSGDLSNSYIAHNGSGLLITGSSVNVHEILVYGNGIGSAGTDGNGVTI